From Paenibacillus sp. V4I7, one genomic window encodes:
- a CDS encoding carbohydrate ABC transporter permease, with amino-acid sequence MLNTHWALIIPAVFDVFFLFLLRQFFMGVPKEITEAAIIDGCSHYRVYYRIILPLAVPALMTMVIFSFVYIWNDFAGPFIFISSQKLQLVTVGLQYFTSVAGANYSLQMAGASIVVLLPIILFTFAQKYFIEGIASSGVKG; translated from the coding sequence ATGTTAAACACCCATTGGGCGCTTATTATTCCAGCTGTGTTCGATGTGTTCTTTTTATTTCTCTTGAGACAATTTTTTATGGGGGTTCCTAAAGAGATCACAGAAGCGGCAATTATTGATGGCTGCTCACATTATCGTGTTTATTATCGAATTATTCTCCCGCTTGCGGTTCCGGCTTTAATGACAATGGTCATTTTCTCTTTCGTTTACATTTGGAATGATTTTGCGGGTCCATTTATATTTATCTCGAGCCAGAAGCTACAATTGGTAACCGTGGGACTTCAATATTTCACATCGGTTGCGGGAGCTAATTATTCGCTCCAAATGGCGGGGGCTTCCATTGTCGTGCTGTTACCCATCATCCTGTTCACATTCGCTCAAAAGTATTTTATAGAAGGAATTGCTTCGAGTGGAGTTAAGGGTTAG